The Stigmatella ashevillena genomic sequence GCCTCGCGCCATCAAGGGCGCCAAGCGCCTGCACGTCTTCGCCCTGGATGAAACGGGCCTGGAGGACAACCGCGGCACCGTGCGCGTGCAGCTCTTCGAGTCCAAGTGGAAGCCGCCGCGCTACCTCACCTTCGATGCGCAGAAGCACGCGGTGCCCATCAAGCCCGAGCACCAGATGGCCCTGCGCGGCCTCAACCCGAAGTCCACCTACCTGTTCACCGTGCGCGACGACTTCGCCGAGCTGCGCTCGGGACCCAAGGGCCGCGTCCAGCGCGTGCTGTGCGTGGAGCGCGGCGCGGACGTGGAGAAGGCCCGCCGCACCTACCGCGTGCTCGAGGTGGGCAAGCGCTACCAGCTCGATGGCCTGGAGACGCTGCGCTGCACCTTCCCCGACACGAAGGTGTCGGACAACGAGGGCGCGCTCGCGGTGGACCTCGTGGATGTGACGAACATGACGCGCCGGGAGCGCGAGGAGTACATCCGCAACTCCCGCCGCACCGCGCGCTAGCCCTGGGCCGCCAACAGGCAGGCAGCCGGGCGCTGGCCCCCCGCTCCGAGCTCCGGCCTCCCGGCTCTCGGCGATCGGCCTGAAAGGGCAGGGCGCGCTCCCCGCCGGGACCGCGATGCGTACCCTGAGGACAACCACAACTTACCTGGAGTCACTCAATGGTGCCTGTTCTGTCTTCGACCGGTCTCGTGCTGCACAACCTTGGCTTGGCCGCAGGCTTTGGTGGTTCCCTCTTCGGGAAGATCGCCCTCAACCCGGCGGTGAAGGTCATCTCCTCCACCGAGGAACGGGGGCAGGTGACGAACCTGGCCTGGAACGGCTTCAACATCGTCAATGCCGTCTCGGTGGGCACCGCCGCGCTCACCTGGCTCATCGGCCGCTACAAGCTGTCGGGCCGGGAGATCGACGTCACCACGCGCGGCCTTGTCATCGCCAAGGACGTGCTCCTGGGCGCCACCGTGGCGCTGGGCGCGGCCAACATCGCCAGCGGGGCCTACCTGGCCGCCCAGGCTCCGGATGCCCGCGTCCCGGTGGAGACGGGCAACACGCCCACCGTGGATACCCCGGAGAACGCCGCCAAGGCCATGAAGGCCATCGACGTGATGAGCATCGTCAACCTGGCGTGCATGGCCGGCGTCATCGGCGTCACCGCGCTGCTGAACATGAGGGCCGGCACGTCCTCCAAGTGGTCCGTTATCGCCCGGTTCCTCCCGTAAGGGCTTCCAGGAGCCACCTGCCTCCTTCGGCTCCAGCTCAACAAGGACGGGAAAGGCTCGTGGGCGCGGCGCCGAGGTGGGCACCGGGCCCATGGGTCTTTGCGGGGCTCACACGCGCGCGGCGTTGATGCCCGACTCCACCGCCTGGAGCTCATCCCCGAACGTCACATCCACCTTCTCTCCGGTGGGCGGGTCGAAGGGGGCCCGGCCGATCTGCTTCGTCCCGAAGCGGGGGAAGAAGGGGGCCAGCACATAATTGCGGAAGCAGAAGGCAAAGAAGCTGTGGGTGCGCAGCGCGGGATCAATCTGAGGGGCGACCTTCGCGTGTGCCTCCCAGAGCGTGCTCCAGTGTGCGCCCGGCATCTCATGGTGCGCGGCGTGGAGCCCGTTGTTGAAGAGAAAGAAGTTGATGGCCTTGCCCACGAAGCTGCGGCTGTGGTTGTGCTCGCTCCAGGGGTCCGTGTGGACGTGCTGGATGTAGTTGAAGAACATGATGGTCCACAGCGCGAACAGGGCGGGCAGCAGGAAGGCGAACCCCCAGACCTTGAAGCCGTGCAAGGGCCCGTACAGCGCGACGGCCAGCCCCAGGAGCAGCAGGTGGATGCCGGCCCACACCGTGTATTGGGTGACGATCTGCCGGAACAGGGCCGGGTTGTTGGTGCGCGCCTTGCGGATGAAGGCCTTGATGGGATCGCTCTGGAAGTAGCTGGAGACGAAGAAGTACGAGAAGGCCACCCAGCCGGTGTGATTGTTGGTGTAGCGCCAGGTGATGGTCGCATCCCCCGCCTTGTTCACGAACTTGTGGTGGTTCAGGTTGTGCGTCGGAATCCAGGCGAACGTCGGGTAGCCATAGAAGATGGACAACCACATGCCGAACCCGTTGTTGAGCGAGCGGTTCTTGAACGTGGGGCAGTGGTTGTGGTTGTGCGCCATCACTCCGGCCGAGAGCGCCAGGTAGCACGCCACCGGGCTCAGCCATGGAATCAGCGTCGGGTTGGCGTACATCGACAGGGCCACCACGGGCATGGCCGCGCACCACAACAGCGTCCGGCGATCGGCAGAGAATCGGAGCATAGGCGCGTGCTGTACCCCACCTGGATGTTCACTGGCTACCACCAATCCAAGCCTTGCCGCCCACTGGACACCTGGATTGAGAGCTGCCGAGGAAAAAACCGCTTCCCCCCCTGGCTTTTGCCATTCAAAGGTGTCAGGAAATTTCCAACCCTCATCTGGTGAGAGGGTCTTCCGGCGCCATTCTCAGCGCACGGACGAACGAGGATGCGGAAATGGCTACAGGTGTCGTGAAGTGGTTCAATGATGCGAAGGGCTTCGGTTTCATCACCCAGGATGGCGGGGGCGAAGACGTGTTCTGCCACCACACGTCCATCCAGGCCGACGGTTTCCGCAGCCTCTCCGAAGGCCAACGGGTGTCTTTCGACGTGGCCAAGGGCCCCAAGGGCCTGCAGGCCCAGAACGTCAAGCCCATCTGAACCGCCTCACCCCGGGCCTTTCCAGGCCCGCTCCTCAGGGCCTGCTTCTCGCGCCGCAGCGAGAGGCGGGCCCTTTGTGCTCCTGCTGCCTTCATCCGCCTACATGACGACCCGGATCAGGAAAATGATCGGCTGAGGGAGGAAACTCGGAAAGCCCTGTGCGGATAATAGGAATGTCTGGTGTACCTCTGGGTACGCCCCTTGCCCCCCCGCAGAGGCTCCATGTCCGGCGTCAACCCGAACCGTCCGACCACCACCCCCCGTACGACGTCCACCCCGCAGACCCAAACGCCCGCGCAGACGCCCGCGCAGACGCCGAACCGCGTGGAGACCAACGTCTCGGGCAGCGCTCCCATCGCGCAGCGCCAGGTGAGCGGCAGCTACGACACGGGCTCGGCCTTCGAGGCGAGCACCTCCGGCACGCTGCCGGGCGGCATCGAGGGTGAGGCGCACGTCTCCGGCCCGAGCTTCTCGGTGGAAGGCAACGCGGACGCCAGCGTCGGGATGGGCGGCATCGACGTGAACCTGTCGGTGGACGTCAGCGCCACCCTGGCCGAGGGCGGCG encodes the following:
- a CDS encoding fatty acid desaturase is translated as MLRFSADRRTLLWCAAMPVVALSMYANPTLIPWLSPVACYLALSAGVMAHNHNHCPTFKNRSLNNGFGMWLSIFYGYPTFAWIPTHNLNHHKFVNKAGDATITWRYTNNHTGWVAFSYFFVSSYFQSDPIKAFIRKARTNNPALFRQIVTQYTVWAGIHLLLLGLAVALYGPLHGFKVWGFAFLLPALFALWTIMFFNYIQHVHTDPWSEHNHSRSFVGKAINFFLFNNGLHAAHHEMPGAHWSTLWEAHAKVAPQIDPALRTHSFFAFCFRNYVLAPFFPRFGTKQIGRAPFDPPTGEKVDVTFGDELQAVESGINAARV
- a CDS encoding cold-shock protein, with the translated sequence MATGVVKWFNDAKGFGFITQDGGGEDVFCHHTSIQADGFRSLSEGQRVSFDVAKGPKGLQAQNVKPI